DNA from Roseimicrobium sp. ORNL1:
TTCCGCATTGGTGGGCTGCTCGCTCACGGTGGGGTCATACTTCTTGGGTGTACCCACAATCTTCGTGGTGTAGGACACCCCGGGTTCTCCCTTGATGCGGATATTCAGGACGCCATCATTGAACTGCACGTCGTCAAGCGTCACGCCGGTGGAGGCATAGAAGTCACCGGCACGCATGGCGGAGATGAGCGCATCGGGCTTGAGTGATTTGGCCCGCACCATGACCCAACCGCGGCCGGGGGCGCTGTCTTCACCGTGGTAGTGGTGGGAGTCATCCGTGCCCAGCCCGTAGAGCGGGGGCGAATCAAGCTTGCTGATGCGGATGGTATTCGCAATGTCCCAGAGCATCTCGTGGCCGTAGCGGGTGGCATCGCCGAGATAGTTGATGCTGGGGTGGCCGTTGAAGATCTCGAAGAAGTTTTCCTCCAGCACTTCTGCCATGTCCTCGGCGGTGAGAGCCCAGCGGAAATTGGGATGATTGATGTGGGTCAGCATGGGCTGGCCAGTGCGCTTCTCCTGCTCGCGGACGGCCTGCAGATTCTTGCGGATCACATCCTTGAAGCTGGTGCCTTCCACGGGCTTGAGCTCTTCCTTCAGGTTGAAGGCCACCATGTGAATCGGCGCCTTCAGTTCTGGGGTTACTGGGAAGTTCGCACTCAGTTCTTCGGCAGGAACGAGGAGGAACTCGCCTTCCTTTTCAAACTTGGGACGGTACTCTTCCAGCATCTTGAGGCGCACCTCCTTCACGCCATCCTTCTCGCGGCGCTCCACCCAGGAATCGCCGAAGCGCTCGAGGTATTTGGCCATCGCAGTTTTGCCGACAGACTTCTGCCGCTTCAGGATGGTGGGCTCGGCCATCCAGACTTCCTTCGCGTGAAGGACGTTGTGGTCGGAGAGCGCGAGGAAGTTGTAGCCACGCTGGTGGTACCAATCCACGATCATCTCGGGGAAGTCATTGCCGTCGCTCCACAGGCTGTGCGTGTGGGTGTTTCCCTTGTACCAGCGGGGCTGGGCGTTTTCCGTGCCGGCGGCGGTTTCTTTTGCCTGGGCCGGTTTGGAGTTGGCGATGAGACCGACCGCGGCAACGCCGGCGGCGGCGAGCAGCAGGGAGGGAAGGGTGAAGCGTGGCATCCGAAGCAAACGAAAGGGGGGAGCCGGGTCCTTTCACCGGGATCTGCTGGATTGTCAGGTGACGGTTTCGATGCTTCAGAGACGCATGCGCTGGAGACGGACGTTGAGACATGTGGTGATCTTCTGGAATGTGCTCGCTCCCTTTGCGGCCATCACCCTCGTGCTGGGAAGTTACACCTGGTTGGGGTTGGCAGTCGTGGTGGTTGGACACGCCATGTGGCTGACTTCCACCATGATTCCCTCGTGCCAGTGGTGTGGCGAGGTGGTGACATCCTTGGCACAGGCCCGTGGAGACGGGGATTCGGCAGGTGCTGAGGGCCAGGACAAGGAGGTGTGGCTCACGATCGATGACGGCCCGCACCCGGAGGACACGCCGCATCTGCTGGACCTGCTGGATGCGCATCAGGCGAAAGCGACGTTCTTCTTCATCGGAGCCCATGCGAAGAAGCATCGCAAGCTGGTGCGGCAGGTGATCAAGCGCGGCCATGAAGTGGCAAACCACACGATGAATCACCCGCAATACTGGTTTTGGGCTTATGGGCCTGGGGCGGCGGATCGAGAAATGGATGAATGCCAGAAAGTGCTCGGCGATGTTGCGGACGTGACGCCGCGATGGTTTCGCGCGCCTGCAGGATTTAAGAATCCGATTGTGCAGCGGCACGCGGAGAAGACGGGCATGCGCGTGGTGGGCTGGTCCGCACGGGGACGAGACGGTGTGGTGACGGACAAGGAGCAGGTGCTGCAGCGATTGTATTCTGAGATCCGGCCGGGAGGCATCATCCTCATGCACGAGGGACGTGTGGCGGATA
Protein-coding regions in this window:
- a CDS encoding polysaccharide deacetylase family protein, whose amino-acid sequence is MRWRRTLRHVVIFWNVLAPFAAITLVLGSYTWLGLAVVVVGHAMWLTSTMIPSCQWCGEVVTSLAQARGDGDSAGAEGQDKEVWLTIDDGPHPEDTPHLLDLLDAHQAKATFFFIGAHAKKHRKLVRQVIKRGHEVANHTMNHPQYWFWAYGPGAADREMDECQKVLGDVADVTPRWFRAPAGFKNPIVQRHAEKTGMRVVGWSARGRDGVVTDKEQVLQRLYSEIRPGGIILMHEGRVADNGGRLAPQVLGALLEWLGKNGYRCVVP